One segment of Candidatus Methylomirabilis lanthanidiphila DNA contains the following:
- a CDS encoding organic solvent ABC transporter ATP-binding protein — protein sequence MNMSAIEFRQVYKSFNHIPILAGMDFAIRPGETVTIIGGSGIGKSVTLKLIVGLLKPEAGHILIEGEDIVPLPEDRLIRIRKKIGMVFQSSALFDSLSVAENIAYPLREHTAMSEWEIHERITETLYLVGLEGADDKAPADLSGGMRKRVALARAIALTPKIILYDEPTTGLDPINTEKINELIVDMNRKLEVTSVVVTHDMRSAFKISDRIGLLDKGKIVVVGTPEEIQRADLPLVRQFVNGTMG from the coding sequence ATGAACATGTCGGCCATCGAGTTCCGCCAGGTCTACAAGTCGTTCAACCACATACCGATCCTGGCTGGGATGGATTTTGCGATCCGGCCGGGTGAGACGGTCACCATCATCGGCGGGAGCGGAATCGGTAAAAGCGTCACCTTGAAGTTGATCGTCGGCCTGCTCAAGCCCGAGGCAGGCCATATTCTGATCGAGGGAGAGGATATCGTACCACTGCCGGAGGACCGACTCATCAGGATCCGGAAGAAGATCGGGATGGTCTTTCAAAGTTCGGCGCTCTTCGATTCCCTCTCGGTGGCGGAGAACATCGCCTACCCCCTCCGCGAACATACCGCCATGTCGGAGTGGGAGATCCATGAACGGATCACAGAGACGCTCTACCTTGTCGGACTCGAGGGCGCCGACGACAAGGCGCCGGCCGACCTGTCGGGCGGAATGAGAAAGCGGGTCGCCTTGGCCAGGGCAATCGCGCTGACGCCAAAGATCATCTTGTATGACGAACCGACGACCGGCCTGGACCCTATCAACACTGAGAAGATCAACGAGTTGATCGTAGACATGAATAGAAAGCTTGAGGTGACATCGGTGGTGGTCACGCACGACATGCGGAGCGCCTTCAAGATCTCGGATCGGATCGGCCTGTTGGACAAGGGCAAGATTGTCGTCGTCGGAACGCCGGAGGAAATCCAACGCGCCGACCTGCCGCTGGTCCGACAGTTTGTCAATGGGACGATGGGGTAA
- a CDS encoding Mce family protein, protein MAEREQWMRLRVGIFVLGLMGLFIVFVLTIGSRSQIFERRYSLHAYFSNIEGLNVGAPVRLAGTSIGSVDDITFSKDLASKKIRVTVSLDARLQDRIREDSIASIGTIGLVGDKVLELTVGSPNKPVLSPDATIASVDPPDYATLLQKGDQIVNNVVKISGALNQLVGGGAGVEARQDLAESIASFNRIMKEIEQGTGLLHALVYEKRSGNILKELSDAATALQQLSSIMKQLQNQKGLAHILFADPRAESLMADLEQTSRNLKSVSGRLAQGEGTLGALIDDPTLYEDLSSLLRGANRSRILRSLIQSTRRSGADTDPQ, encoded by the coding sequence ATGGCAGAACGTGAACAGTGGATGCGACTGCGCGTAGGCATCTTTGTTCTGGGACTGATGGGTCTGTTCATCGTCTTTGTCCTGACCATCGGCAGCCGGAGCCAGATCTTCGAGCGCCGCTACAGTCTGCACGCCTATTTCAGCAACATCGAGGGACTGAATGTCGGAGCGCCGGTTCGTCTGGCCGGCACCTCCATCGGCTCGGTCGACGACATCACCTTCAGCAAGGACCTTGCCAGCAAGAAGATCCGTGTTACCGTGAGTCTGGACGCCAGACTTCAGGACCGGATCCGGGAGGATTCGATCGCGAGTATCGGGACCATTGGCTTGGTGGGGGACAAAGTGCTGGAACTGACCGTGGGTAGTCCTAATAAGCCCGTCCTGTCCCCAGACGCGACGATCGCAAGCGTCGATCCACCGGATTACGCCACGCTGCTCCAGAAAGGCGATCAGATTGTGAACAATGTCGTCAAGATCTCGGGCGCCTTGAACCAGCTCGTGGGCGGCGGAGCGGGGGTCGAAGCGCGGCAGGATCTGGCTGAGAGCATCGCCTCCTTCAATCGGATCATGAAAGAGATCGAACAGGGGACCGGACTGCTCCACGCGCTGGTCTATGAGAAGCGCTCGGGCAACATCCTGAAAGAGTTATCTGATGCCGCCACCGCCCTTCAGCAGCTATCGAGTATAATGAAGCAGTTGCAGAATCAAAAGGGGTTGGCGCACATCCTGTTTGCGGACCCGCGAGCCGAGTCGCTCATGGCCGATCTCGAGCAGACCTCCAGGAATCTCAAATCGGTCTCCGGACGCCTGGCTCAAGGAGAGGGAACGCTTGGGGCGCTCATCGACGACCCCACGCTGTACGAGGATCTCTCGTCCCTCCTGCGTGGCGCGAATCGCAGCCGGATCCTGCGAAGCCTAATCCAGTCCACCCGGCGGTCCGGCGCCGATACCGACCCGCAATGA
- the corC gene encoding Magnesium and cobalt efflux protein CorC, translating into MIEGLGSGTLVFETLFIFILILINGFFAGSEVAVISLRRSRVQELVEAGDSRASTVQRLKDDPDRFLATIQIGINFVSTLASAIGGALAVRVIRPLLDRLPGDGSGATGELVALGIVVVVITYLTIVFGELVPKSLGLRYAEQVALALAGPHEALARWFSLIGRPLTASSRLILSLFRAAPQGTTGFVSEEEIKLMVQEGKEQGIFDQTEQELIHSVFEFTETSVKEVMIPRPQIDAIELDTPLEEALKLIVETGYSRYPVYRKSLDDICGVLYYKDLLRLQLEHRQVSLQTIIHPAFFVPETMQVSQLLKELQRRHMSMAIVVDEHGGVDGLVTIEDLIEEIVGEIHDEYEPAEKPVERLKDGSLIIDASLSIKDLRDEHELPFPESSEYETLAGFMLTQLQRMPKGGDIITYQGKKLTIVDMEGRRIARIKVEDLPATHYTGGGA; encoded by the coding sequence ATGATAGAAGGCTTAGGCAGCGGAACACTCGTGTTCGAGACGCTGTTCATCTTCATACTGATCCTGATTAACGGGTTCTTCGCCGGCTCCGAGGTCGCGGTCATCTCGCTCCGTCGAAGTCGGGTGCAGGAGCTTGTAGAAGCGGGAGATAGCCGGGCATCGACAGTGCAGCGGCTCAAGGATGATCCTGATCGATTCCTGGCTACCATCCAGATCGGGATCAATTTCGTCAGTACGCTCGCCTCCGCTATCGGCGGGGCGCTGGCGGTGAGGGTGATCCGACCCTTGCTCGATCGCCTTCCCGGCGACGGATCGGGGGCGACTGGTGAGTTGGTCGCGCTTGGGATCGTCGTTGTCGTCATCACCTATCTCACCATCGTCTTCGGAGAGCTGGTTCCTAAATCGCTTGGCCTCCGCTATGCGGAACAGGTGGCCCTTGCGCTCGCCGGACCTCATGAGGCGCTGGCCCGTTGGTTCTCGTTGATCGGTCGTCCGCTCACCGCGTCAAGCCGCCTGATCCTCTCGCTCTTCCGCGCCGCCCCTCAGGGGACGACGGGATTTGTCAGCGAGGAGGAAATCAAGCTCATGGTTCAGGAGGGGAAGGAGCAGGGGATCTTCGACCAGACAGAGCAGGAGTTGATCCACAGCGTCTTCGAATTTACAGAGACCTCGGTCAAGGAGGTCATGATCCCTCGCCCTCAGATCGATGCGATCGAGCTGGACACCCCGCTGGAAGAGGCGCTCAAACTTATCGTCGAAACGGGCTACTCTCGTTATCCGGTCTACCGTAAGAGTCTCGACGACATCTGCGGTGTCCTGTATTACAAGGACCTGTTACGCCTGCAGTTGGAGCACCGACAGGTGTCGCTGCAAACGATCATTCACCCCGCCTTCTTCGTTCCGGAGACTATGCAAGTCAGCCAGCTCCTGAAGGAACTGCAGCGGCGGCATATGTCAATGGCCATCGTGGTCGATGAGCATGGCGGTGTGGACGGGTTGGTGACGATCGAAGACCTTATCGAGGAGATCGTAGGCGAGATTCACGACGAATACGAGCCCGCTGAGAAGCCAGTCGAACGACTGAAGGACGGTTCGCTCATCATTGACGCCTCTCTCAGCATCAAAGACCTGCGGGACGAGCATGAGTTGCCGTTCCCCGAGTCGTCGGAGTACGAGACACTAGCCGGCTTTATGCTGACTCAGCTTCAGCGGATGCCCAAGGGTGGCGACATCATCACCTATCAGGGCAAGAAGCTGACAATTGTGGATATGGAAGGCCGACGGATCGCCCGGATCAAGGTCGAAGATCTGCCGGCAACGCATTACACAGGAGGCGGCGCATGA
- a CDS encoding Glycosyl hydrolase family 57: MNMPATISVIIHGHFYQPPRENPWTDEVEQQSSAAPAHDWNERIAAECYTPNGWARLLDHEGRIVSLVNNYAGMSFDIGPTLFRWLERKAPETARRMIEGDRDSMVRYGGHGNALAHPYVHAILPLTHSTDRVTMITWGIAEFRSRFGREPEGMWLPETGVDLSTLMLLREYGIRYAVLAPWQATRFRALDGDRWHELGSNWIDPSRPYRCRLPHGSAIDLFFYDAGLSRAIAFEGLLQGTDRLAGRLAEVSRHSSSRLHILCTDGESYGHHTRLGERALAALWANESASKEFTVTNFGAYLASAPPMHEVVIREGSAWSCAHGLGRWKEDCGCSTGGQPGWRQAWRAPFREAIDGLRSDLHRLFAEQAGRLFTDVWAARNDYITVLLDRSHPSMEQFFSAHSRRPLSTRDRAAALRLLEMQRHALLMQSSDGWFFSDISDIEAVQNLKHAARALDLASAFAPPHLEARFVARLQTAKSNLPAERDGRRIWDVRVRPARVDLARSAALYAMRSLAANLPDPYRTHTFDIQRLSFERLPLMNGTMLVGGIDVCSFLTFERKEFGFVLKWSNADGMRGFLFPWRGQEDLRRRQETFEDQVEGASSPRDTEATPIAFTILSEDDRQEVLMTLYGGWEALRKRYEELATYSQGLLRAFWDAGLSPPDALRIPAEFIVARNLEESMQQWRSDGGAALYRSLLLLADDAKRLNLPQREPVRRLLAHAFEMRLSRLRERPDPDSLREVQEVIDLAERLGYAVDQPESVVLMYEFFTRDVVPMVERIAQTESMEECDLASAILRLGDRFGLSTERLRQRLRPIEERLAADPGLWP; this comes from the coding sequence ATGAACATGCCTGCGACGATATCGGTCATCATCCACGGGCACTTCTATCAGCCGCCGCGCGAGAACCCCTGGACCGATGAGGTTGAGCAGCAGTCGTCCGCCGCCCCCGCCCACGACTGGAACGAGCGGATTGCTGCGGAGTGCTATACCCCGAACGGATGGGCCAGGCTCCTGGACCACGAAGGCCGAATCGTCAGCCTGGTCAATAACTATGCCGGTATGAGCTTTGATATCGGACCGACGCTCTTTCGCTGGCTCGAACGGAAGGCCCCAGAGACCGCTCGCCGTATGATCGAGGGCGATCGCGACAGCATGGTCCGTTACGGCGGACATGGCAATGCCCTGGCCCACCCGTACGTCCATGCGATCTTGCCGCTCACCCACTCAACGGACCGCGTCACAATGATCACATGGGGGATCGCTGAGTTCAGGTCCCGCTTCGGCCGTGAGCCGGAGGGGATGTGGCTTCCGGAAACGGGTGTGGATCTGTCGACGCTCATGCTCCTCCGTGAATACGGGATCCGGTATGCCGTCCTGGCGCCCTGGCAGGCAACTCGATTTCGCGCGTTGGACGGAGACCGATGGCATGAACTGGGCTCGAACTGGATCGATCCCTCGCGCCCGTACAGGTGTCGCCTGCCGCATGGGAGCGCCATTGATCTGTTTTTCTACGATGCCGGTCTGTCGCGCGCCATCGCCTTTGAGGGCCTGCTGCAAGGGACCGATCGTCTCGCCGGACGGCTCGCCGAGGTGTCCCGCCACTCGTCGTCACGTCTGCACATCCTCTGTACCGACGGCGAATCGTACGGTCATCACACCAGGCTCGGAGAACGCGCGCTGGCCGCTCTGTGGGCGAACGAGTCCGCCTCGAAGGAGTTCACGGTCACCAACTTCGGGGCCTATCTTGCGAGCGCGCCCCCTATGCATGAGGTGGTCATCCGAGAGGGGAGCGCCTGGAGTTGCGCCCATGGCCTGGGGCGGTGGAAGGAAGACTGCGGGTGTAGTACCGGCGGTCAGCCGGGCTGGCGACAGGCCTGGCGAGCCCCATTCCGAGAGGCGATTGATGGCCTTCGCAGCGATCTGCACCGACTCTTCGCAGAACAGGCGGGTCGGTTGTTTACCGATGTCTGGGCGGCAAGAAACGATTACATTACCGTACTCCTTGATCGGAGCCACCCCTCAATGGAGCAGTTCTTCAGCGCGCACAGTCGCCGACCGCTCTCGACGCGGGACAGAGCGGCGGCGCTACGGCTGCTGGAGATGCAGCGTCATGCCCTGCTGATGCAGTCCAGCGACGGCTGGTTCTTCAGCGACATCTCCGACATCGAGGCTGTGCAGAACCTCAAACATGCGGCACGGGCTCTCGACCTCGCCTCTGCCTTTGCGCCGCCGCATCTGGAGGCGCGATTCGTGGCCAGGCTTCAGACCGCTAAGAGCAATCTCCCTGCCGAACGCGACGGCCGGCGTATCTGGGACGTCCGGGTTCGGCCGGCACGGGTGGATCTTGCCAGATCGGCCGCCCTGTACGCCATGCGGTCACTGGCGGCGAACCTGCCCGATCCGTATCGCACACACACCTTCGATATCCAACGGCTGAGTTTTGAGCGTCTGCCCCTCATGAATGGGACGATGCTTGTCGGCGGCATCGACGTGTGTTCATTCCTCACCTTTGAGCGTAAGGAGTTCGGGTTTGTCCTGAAGTGGTCGAATGCCGATGGAATGCGCGGCTTTCTGTTTCCTTGGAGGGGCCAGGAGGATCTCCGTCGACGGCAGGAAACTTTTGAGGATCAGGTCGAAGGTGCGTCGTCTCCACGCGACACCGAGGCCACGCCGATTGCCTTCACGATCCTGTCCGAGGACGATCGGCAGGAGGTCCTCATGACGCTGTACGGCGGGTGGGAGGCGCTCCGCAAACGTTACGAGGAACTGGCGACGTACTCCCAAGGGTTGCTCCGCGCCTTCTGGGACGCGGGGCTGTCTCCGCCTGACGCACTGCGCATCCCGGCCGAGTTTATCGTAGCCCGCAACCTGGAGGAGTCCATGCAGCAGTGGCGATCCGATGGCGGGGCCGCCCTCTATCGCAGTCTGCTGCTGCTGGCCGACGACGCGAAGCGACTCAACCTTCCACAGCGGGAGCCGGTGCGCCGTCTCCTCGCTCACGCATTCGAGATGCGGCTCAGCCGACTCCGTGAACGTCCGGACCCGGATAGCCTGCGAGAGGTCCAGGAGGTGATCGACCTCGCCGAGCGACTGGGCTACGCCGTGGACCAACCGGAATCCGTCGTCCTGATGTACGAATTCTTCACGCGCGATGTGGTACCAATGGTCGAACGGATAGCGCAGACCGAGTCGATGGAGGAGTGCGACCTGGCCTCGGCCATTCTTCGTCTAGGCGACCGGTTCGGATTATCGACGGAAAGGCTTCGGCAGCGGCTTCGTCCGATTGAAGAACGACTGGCGGCCGATCCCGGTCTGTGGCCCTAA